The window ATATGGATATagtcagtatatatatataaccaacctTAATAACGCTCAATATTCCAGGATTTCCAGccaaattagtttttttctcgatctaaataattttagagagataaaaaggaaaactaaaaattgaaGAAACTATATGGAAGAGAAGGTGAGACATCGGTATCACACGGTCATGGAGATCAGATGAGgtacataagaaaattaaacatatatatacatatagacaCACACACGCATCCTCTTCTGTCTTGTTTTTGGATTGTTTACACGTACGTATGCATGCTGTATGCAATTACGTCCACGCACATGTGCTTGTATAAAGTTTAAACTAAAGCTACACATATAGAATTAATTATATACACACGTTAAGCGGTATAGTAATCATGCTTGTTTTTTTGTACAGTATagaattttttgataaagatgTTTTGTGTTGAATTAATGCATATAAATACCTCGATTAAAATTTCTGTATAGAATTAATGCATATGTATGTGTGTCATGTTTTTGTTAGATAGACaaggaaaacataaattttataatatacttaAAATATTGAAGAGGATATAACTGACATTAATGTCATCTTtgaatcaaaatataaatggttTAGTTTgtgagaaattaaaaaacaattatagtaattagttagttagttccgataaattgaaatttatacgtAAGATGTAAATGTAGATAGACAGttgtagaaagaaacaaaaggagtAGAGACAGAGATACGAAGGTAGAGGTGCAGACATGAATTATGCATAAATATAGATTATATAGAGATcctatcaaaagaaaaaaatgtagtaTAAAAATAGATTAGATAGGgtccaaacacaaacaatgaaTGATGAATGCTNTAGAATAATAGAATGAtaccaataatataataatataatgtttgaaagttttaatatgtattagaaagtatttttatttaacagaTCCAAACAGGCCATGTAAGACTATAAGAGTCTCTGTTCTTTCTTCAAAAAACGATTCTGGACCTTTAAGaagaaaattaagatgataAGAGATCATACACGGTCTTATATGGATATagtcagtatatatatataaccaacctTAATAACGCTCAATATTCCAGGATTTCCAGccaaattagtttttttctcgatctaaataattttagagagataaaaaggaaaactaaaaattgaaGAAACTATATGGAAGAGAAGGTGAGACATCGGTATCACACGGTCATGGAGATCAGATGAGgtacataagaaaattaaacatatatatacatatagacaCACACACGCATCCTCTTCTGTCTTGTTTTTGGATTGTTTACACGTACGTATGCATGCTGTATGCAATTACGTCCACGCACATGTGCTTGTATAAAGTTTAAACTAAAGCTACACATATAGAATTAATTATATACACACGTTAAGCGGTATAGTAATCATGCTTGTTTTTTTGTACAGTATagaattttttgataaagatgTTTTGTGTTGAATTAATGCATATAAATACCTCGATTAAAATTTCTGTATAGAATTAATGCATATGTATGTGTGTCATGTTTTTGTTAGATAGACaaggaaaacataaattttataatatacttaAAATATTGAAGAGGATATAACTGACATTAATGTCATCTTtgaatcaaaatataaatggttTAGTTTgtgagaaattaaaaaacaattatagtaattagttagttagttccgataaattgaaatttatacgtAAGATGTAAATGTAGATAGACAGttgtagaaagaaacaaaaggagtAGAGACAGAGATACGAAGGTAGAGGTGCAGACATGAATTATGCATAAATATAGATTATATAGAGATcctatcaaaagaaaaaaatgtagtaTAAAAATAGATTAGATAGGgtccaaacacaaacaatgaaTGATGAATGCTAGGGTTCCGGATGCAACGTGATTATGTCGCTAGCCGTAGTGGCAGTTCATGAGAGGACAACTTTTATGttgtttcttcctctctctctctctccttctatGCAATAATTTATAGCACCAAAAGTAAATTAAATCAAACGTAAGTTTTTCTTCAATAAAATTTGCTTACATATACACTACATTTTTTAACTTCAgaataaaccaaatcaaaagtaTGAAAATGAGGATTAAGAGAGTCTTGAATGGTCGATCAAGGTAAGGAGAGTGACCGCTCAAGCCTCAAGTCAATTGCTGTCTAACTTGTCTTTTGCTTCGATCGGTCAACAAGATGAGAGAGTATTCAGATTCACGATTAACACGGAGGGTTACTGGTCAAGTTTTTGGGTTCACCACACTTAATTCTGATTTTTGATCCACAGGTCTTTATTTGGAActattctttgatatatttaCGATGGAGCGGTCATGGTAAAACATCCTTTTTAATTATGGCATCGGACTTGAACTTGGTTTCATTCGATTGAACTAACTTTGTTTAGATATTTCTCGACCAAACTGTGTTTGCTTATAAGTTGTATATAGGGACTATTGTCACATGGGTTATACATGCCAATGTTATTATTCCTTTCATTACCTCTCTATCCAACATGGACGGTACATGGCTTtcaatgctctctctctctctctctatctctctcaatGTCatggatatatcatatatgtatgctAATTATTTATCTTCGTTTAATTTATTCATAACCAGAATTAATATAAccatcaaattaataaaaattaaatagtgTAAATGGTTCTCGTAATCTAAAACGtgtatttataattatgctaatgTTAAGCTGTCTGTACCATTGAGACGAGACACATAACGAAACTTATATAAcaacattacatatataaaattcaacGAGTGTTAATCTAgaataaattgtatttatttactaCCAAAGTAGAAAATTGAAACCttgttttaatcttctttttattaaaacggaagtacaccaCTTCAAATTGGtagagtttatatttttaataaatggttacaaataggttatacatatattatagattattccatatattaattggttacatCGAAATATTGGGTGCAACTATAATTGGGGATATTccaaatccatatattaattggttacaccTATATATTGGGTACAACCTTAATTGGAGATCTTCGAAATTGATGAttgataattaatatattaatggtaacaaataaaatcgtggatattccaaactgtatttcTGTAAGATTTAGTCCtatatcacgttgtttccaaaaatctttaaacacaatattacaaatttatatttcacagattttattgatagacCACATCGTTAACCAAGTTATTAAagggataaaaatatatgtgaatCATAAAAAACGAATAAGATCGTCctaatttaacaagattaatCGATATCTCCGAGATTGTAttctgaaattaaaaataaaatcttaatcagaattttcaaaattttcaaaattttgtataaaataaattttaaccagtgttatagcactgatacttatctagaatcattaacaatataaaacttacaaaataggtattGAAGCCATtgtatttagcatatgattttatgacatagtgttttatccaaaaaaagtttttaaaaacaatcacataaatcacattatatataaaaatcacaatataaataaaataaattttaacccaTGCTCTACGGGTCTTAATTTAGTCTGATGTATGATGTTTTTAATGTCTTAGGAAATCTAAttgattattaataaaatggAAATTATGACCAATCGTGCTTGTTATAATGGAAAAAtcgcttcttcttttttaaatccataatcatatatatatatatatatatatatatatatatgaatcttgTTGGAATGCACAACACTATCCCTCCAAAGATGAAGTCCAAGCTCATGAACATGAGTCTTTTTACAACCGGGAACGTAAGTCCGATCCATATACATGAGAATATCCCTAATCATCTGCAAAGCTTTGTTGTGATCATTCCATTTCCTATTAAGCAATTCTAAAAAAGCACctccttgatcttcttcaaTAGAATTACAAATCTCTTTGAGATGAAACGTCATAGTGGTAACAAGTCCAGTATAAAGCTTTTCCCCAAATTTATGTAGAACTATGTTGTAAGCGTTTCTGAAGGAAAGAAACCAATAATAACACACAAtttcagaaacaacaacaagtacaagtagctaaaaaaatcaaaagtgggAAGATGTGAAACCCTGTAAAGCTCTTCGAAACTGAATCCACTAGCGTTGTGATTGTAAATCTCATGAATCGCATGTTCGAGGATCTTCCAAGTCTTATTTGCGTATTTTGGATCAACCACGACTCGTTGCTTAAACGCTTCAATCTGGAAATTTCTCTTCCTTTGATTACTCATGATGTTGGGAACTGAAATCGgaaacccccaaaaaaacacaccaaagagaatcacaaaatcacttcaaagaaagataaacaaatatagaaaaaaagcAGGAACGAAGATCGAAGAATTGATTAAAACCTTAATTAGCTCTAAATTGAGGAGGAATCTGAAGAAATCGGAGGTTAGGTTTTTTGTGATGTtgaagaagggagaagaagaatttttgaaggttgaagatgatgatgatagcaaTGGAgcggaaccaaaaaaaaaaatttctttttttcgtaATTGTCTTCTAATCCCAATGGTTTTGATTACCTCCTTTGTTACTTCGTCCCCCCTTGGTTCGATTCTTTTGATCGATCAAACCCGcagagaaaataacaaaatgcgTTAACGGGCTTTTAAACCGTTTTACGAACGTGCCTGAATTAAAAACTTATCCAAGTAAACgccgaattaaaaaaaacttattccaAGTAAAACGATGCCGTTTCAAACGAAGCCGTCACTTTGCTTTCAttcagtagaagaagaagatgaagaagaagaagaacacactcctttgaaccaaaaaaaaaagaaggtaattttttatttgttcattatgttttttttcttccagcaatttcttctctttgttatatatttttacacctTATAAGTATTGAAAATTgttgagtttttgtttctttctatgattgttttttttcagtaTACCCAAAAAAAGAGTCGAATTAAAAAAGTTGCGatttttttggttcctttttttttttgaattctgaGTTGAAaaggtttttattatttaaaggTTATAGTTTCCTGTTTGCGTAAATTTAATGCTTCTTGTTCGGACGTCAAAGCAACGCTTACTTTTTGATTTCGACTGATATAAATACTCTtaactttactttttttatttctctgcaACTTGGGATTTTTATTCTTTGCTCTTTTACTTTCCACAGATAACATCGATCGACTGgtactcttctctcttatctttaaTCCCAAATTTAGGATGTTGTTCTATGATCTGAGTGCATAAAAGAGTGGAGACATTGGCGTTTCATATATACAATTGGAAGCATTGTGAATGTAGACGTAAATCCAGGTTAAGGGCTTTAAGTGTACGTATGTGAGTATAGCTGTCAATTGGGCGGGCAGACCGTTGGCTTGTCCAGTCCAAATACAAACGGGCGGGCAATGGTCTGGACCAATAATCAAATGGTCCAATTGGTCCAAAGACCAAATTGGACCATTTCTCGTTGTTTAGGCTTTAGCTAAGGGTTATGTGTTTTGAATTGTGGTGATTTTTGTGTTCGTTCTCTGGGTTTCAATGTCTCGTTgtgtttcaaatattattttgaaattttactCTACAGCATTGAAAGAACTCAAACAAAGTTGGCTGATGTTATTATCAGGATGAAGATAGCTAACTTGCTTGTTATTGCTTGCCGTgttcaaagtatatatatgtaaccttcAATTTAGTTCTATATTATATTAGGATTGAACCAACTTCGTGTAACATATAAAGCCTGTACATATTTGCATTACATTACAAACATTGTGATGAAACACACGAAACATTCTCGTCGTCTTGTTGGGTTAGTGTTGTTTAGTGATATGATATTCCTTGCGTTTCAGATTGATCCAACCAAGTACTCGGCTGGTTCCAGAATTTTGCTGAAAGAGCAAGGAGACATTACTCTTCCGTTTGCTTGTAGACATGGTATTGTTCTATGCTTTACTAATTGAGCATTGAGTTGTGAATGTGATAGATGTGTTGTTCTAGCTATATAGTTCTCTTCTTGAACGTTTTTCTCACTCGCTTTTGGATTCCAgttagttctttgatttttattagattttgttctgttcttgtgACGTTTTCTTGTGGTGATGGATCTGTGTTTGCGTGTGTTTGTTTCAATGTTGGATTGGAATCATAATCAGCTAAGAATTATTACAGAACATTAGCTAGTTTGTTTGAGAATCGAATACTGATgaagtctttgttttctttccttttttctgtTGTTTTGATCAGGTTTGTTATGTTCTTGTAAGGTTTACTTGTGTTCGCATATGCATATATGGTGAATACAATTGcacaaacaagaacatgaatcttTGTGGTGCTATTCGTAGTTTTGCTTGTATTTATGTTCTTATTCGTAGTGAGCCTCTTACTTCTTTGTAGTTCTTTGCTATTCTTCTCGAGACTCATTGTGTAATCTATAATATGATCTTGTTTTCGCAGGTCAGGAAAATGGATTTGGATACTCAAAACTTGATTGATCAATACAACTTGGCTGATGAAGACAACTTGTgtcttgaagatgaagatataCCGCCAGAAACTCTTGGTGAGAATGAGATCGTACCTCAGGAAACTGCTTCTTTTAATACTGCACAAGGTACAAGTAGTTCAAAACCTTCTAGTAGACGTCATGCTAGATGTTGGAAGAACTTCACACTAGGAAAGAAATATGTTGATGGACCTAAGGTTGGTAAACATGATGGTACATGCAAACATTGTAAGAGGAATTATTGTTTGAATCTAAGTCGAAATGATACTAACACCATGAATCGCCATATGAGATCTTGTTCAAAGACTCCTGGGAGTACACCTAGCATTAATAGGAAGCTGGGTATGGTTgtctttaaagaaaaaattgtagTGGCTTTAATTCAGCATAATCTCTCATATTCCTTTGTTGAATATGAAAAGATTAGGAAGGCTTTTACTTATGCTAATCCTTCTATAGAGTTTTGGAGTAGAAATACTGCAACATCAGATTGTTTCAAGATTTTTGAGATCGAGAAAAGTAAGCTTAAGACAGTTTTAAGTAAAAGCTCTGGTAGGATTTGTTTGACAACGGATTTGTGGAGAGCTATAACAATAGAGGGTTACATTTGCTTAACAGCTCACTATATAGATGTTGATTGGGTTTTGAAAACCAAGATACTatctttttgtgatttttcgCCTCCTCATACTGGTGTAGCTATAGCAATCAAGCTTACTGAGTTATTGAAAGATTGGGGAATAGAGAAGAAGGTGTTTACTCTAACAGTAGATAATGCTTCTGCAAATGATACTATGCAAGGTATTTTGAAGAGAAAGCTACAAAAAGATTTGGTTTGCAATGGGGAACTTTTTCATGTAAGATGTTCAGCGCACATCTTAAATTTGATTGTGCAAGATGGTTTGGATGTGGAACTTTGGATAACATCACATATAGTATTAAGTATGTCAAGGGATCTCAGTCTAggattgatttgtttcaaaacTGTATGGAAACAGTTGGAATTCAAGTTGAAGCAGGTTTGGTTTTAGACGTTTCCACTTGTTGGAACTCTACATTCCTAATGCTTTCTAGAGCTATTCAGTTGAAGGATGTATTAAGAAACATAGCAGAGGTAGATAGGAATTATAAGAATTTCCCATCTGATGTGGAGTGGGAAAGAGCAGAATCGATTTGTGATCTTCTGAAACCTTTTGCTGAAATTACAAGAATGATTTCTGGTTCATCTTACCCAACAGCAAACTTGTATTTTATGCAAGTGTGGGCAATTAAATGTTGGTTGAGAGATCATGAAGATTCAAGTGATGAGATTATTTATTAAATGGTGGAGGATATGAATGTGAAATTTGACAAGTATTGGGAAGAATTCAGTGACATACTTGCAGTTGCTGCAATTCTTGATCCAAGATTAAAGTTTCCATTTCTGGAATATTGTTACAACACTTTGGATCCTTCAACCAGTAAGTCAAAGTTGGCCCATGTCCGCAGCAAAATGGCGAAGCTTCTTACACCTTATCAAAAAAGCACAAGCAACGTTACCACAACCAGTTCACAAGTTCCAAGAAAGAGTGTTCCTTATGGATATGATGTAAGTAAACTCTCTATTTTATCTCTGTTTGTTTTGCTGGACGTTAACTTGTTTGTTGTGCATTATTTTAGGGATTTATTCTTACATTTCTCAAAAGACTGGTGGTAATGGTAAATCCCCTTTAGACACCTATTTAGACGAGGAGGTGTTAGATATTGTCTCATTTAGGAGTTTGAATCTGATTGGTTATTGGAAAGACAAtgcaaataaatttaaagaGCTTGCATTGATGGCATGTGATGTCTTGAGTATTCCTATCACAACGGTTGCATCAGAATCATCTTTTAGTATTGGCAGCCGTGTTCTTAATAAGTATAGAAGTTGTATTTTACCAACTAATGTTCAAGCATTAATCTGTGCAAGAAACTGGTTTAGAAGATTTCAAGATATTGGTAAGAATTCTActttttatttgcatttgaaCTATATTGGTAAtgaatttttaactttattgATTTGAATGTTGTAGGTGATGAAGAGTTCAAG is drawn from Camelina sativa cultivar DH55 chromosome 8, Cs, whole genome shotgun sequence and contains these coding sequences:
- the LOC104709469 gene encoding zinc finger BED domain-containing protein DAYSLEEPER-like, translating into MVEDMNVKFDKYWEEFSDILAVAAILDPRLKFPFLEYCYNTLDPSTSKSKLAHVRSKMAKLLTPYQKSTSNVTTTSSQVPRKSVPYGYDVRIYSYISQKTGGNGKSPLDTYLDEEVLDIVSFRSLNLIGYWKDNANKFKELALMACDVLSIPITTVASESSFSIGSRVLNKYRSCILPTNVQALICARNWFRRFQDIGDEEFKFVEEEGNIVAV